In one window of Eggerthella guodeyinii DNA:
- a CDS encoding 4Fe-4S dicluster domain-containing protein gives MRVEQISRRGFLAAGAVGAAMVGVGGFGAVSRQADAAFVRPPGASSGAEVVAACDRCQKCLQACPYGIVTPVPLAESLVAYGTPMLSFRNGCCDFCMQCVDACPTGALAYGGPAERDLGVAVVVKDACVAWDWAGCTVCKDECPVEGAITLDDHDRPVVHPEYCDGCGKCEQVCPSASLRAYNAAASDRGIVVVSRASEAAQATGAVPSAELASKRTVAVPRGSEVAPHTKGVHPDGPDATREAGGIS, from the coding sequence ATGAGGGTGGAGCAGATTTCCCGGCGCGGGTTCCTCGCTGCGGGGGCCGTGGGCGCGGCGATGGTGGGCGTCGGCGGGTTCGGCGCCGTGTCGCGCCAGGCCGACGCCGCGTTCGTGCGGCCGCCCGGCGCGTCCTCGGGCGCCGAGGTGGTTGCTGCGTGCGACCGCTGCCAGAAGTGCCTGCAAGCGTGCCCGTACGGCATCGTGACGCCGGTTCCGCTGGCGGAGAGCCTCGTGGCGTACGGCACGCCCATGCTGTCGTTCCGCAACGGGTGCTGCGACTTCTGCATGCAGTGCGTCGACGCGTGCCCCACCGGCGCGCTCGCGTACGGCGGTCCGGCGGAGCGCGACCTCGGCGTGGCCGTGGTGGTGAAGGACGCGTGCGTGGCCTGGGACTGGGCCGGCTGCACCGTGTGCAAGGACGAGTGCCCGGTCGAAGGGGCCATCACGCTCGACGACCACGACCGCCCGGTCGTGCATCCCGAGTACTGCGACGGTTGCGGCAAATGCGAGCAGGTGTGCCCCTCGGCGTCGCTGCGCGCGTACAACGCGGCGGCCTCCGACCGCGGCATCGTGGTGGTGTCGCGCGCGAGCGAGGCGGCGCAGGCAACGGGCGCCGTGCCCAGCGCCGAACTGGCATCCAAGCGCACGGTCGCGGTGCCGCGGGGCAGCGAGGTCGCTCCCCATACGAAGGGCGTCCATCCCGACGGGCCGGACGCGACGCGCGAGGCGGGAGGCATCTCATGA
- a CDS encoding TorD/DmsD family molecular chaperone, translating to MTDTMPAELVENLIDFCENRSRVYALLSRCYETEIDAAFAETLAGEASLASDDPALADGFAALQADLADCDEDALEQLAVVFDRAFFGMGPRTAQKAFPYESVYTSEGGLMMQDAYSEVLRVYRGAGFAKNPGFKEPEDHLAVELAFMALLCGRAVEALRAGDEAGAERQLRVQLAFVQEHLLNWIERFAADVRKAAEGGFYFHLATFTEAYLRADAVALADVVE from the coding sequence ATGACCGATACCATGCCTGCCGAACTCGTTGAGAACCTCATCGACTTCTGCGAGAACCGCAGCCGCGTGTACGCGCTGCTGTCGCGCTGCTACGAGACCGAGATCGACGCCGCGTTCGCCGAGACGCTGGCGGGGGAGGCGTCGCTCGCCTCCGACGACCCGGCGCTGGCCGACGGCTTCGCCGCGCTCCAGGCCGACCTCGCCGATTGCGACGAGGACGCGCTCGAGCAGCTGGCCGTCGTGTTCGACCGCGCGTTCTTCGGCATGGGCCCGCGCACGGCGCAGAAGGCCTTCCCGTACGAGTCGGTGTACACGAGCGAGGGCGGCCTCATGATGCAGGATGCCTACAGCGAGGTGCTGCGCGTCTACCGCGGGGCGGGCTTCGCGAAGAACCCCGGGTTCAAGGAGCCGGAGGACCACCTGGCCGTCGAGCTCGCGTTCATGGCGCTGCTGTGCGGGCGCGCCGTGGAGGCGCTGCGCGCCGGCGACGAGGCGGGGGCCGAGCGCCAGCTGCGGGTGCAGCTCGCGTTCGTGCAAGAGCACTTGCTGAACTGGATCGAGCGCTTCGCCGCCGACGTGCGAAAGGCTGCCGAGGGCGGCTTCTACTTCCACTTGGCGACGTTCACCGAGGCGTACCTGCGTGCCGACGCGGTCGCCCTCGCGGACGTGGTGGAGTAG
- a CDS encoding 4Fe-4S binding protein, with translation MKTRMRTIRILVAAGVLVLAVVAAHLGGSAAIGTLCALCPVGFVQIAAASGSVPWGLLPGVLAVLVIVFLIGRAFCSWLCPSQLLKNIFGGHTPRGILGRSGEAPLSDRAAGCASCASASGASLRTQGLVLAVLLVVSIAVGFPVFCLLCPIGLVFGTLWALNRVFVLLQPGWELIVFPLMLLAELFLFKRWCSSICPLGFFFGLVGKARAKLGFGARPQADCSTCISKEGCRTCSTVCPEDIDVAHPGTATLDSCTFCLDCVENCPTKSIKLKAAAPKPEASPAALDPEEPAIER, from the coding sequence ATGAAGACGCGCATGCGCACCATCCGCATCCTCGTCGCCGCGGGCGTGCTCGTCCTGGCGGTCGTGGCCGCGCATCTCGGCGGCAGCGCCGCCATCGGCACGCTGTGCGCGCTGTGTCCCGTAGGGTTCGTGCAAATCGCGGCGGCGTCCGGCTCCGTTCCCTGGGGTTTGCTGCCGGGCGTGCTGGCCGTGCTCGTCATCGTGTTCCTCATCGGGCGCGCGTTCTGCTCGTGGCTGTGCCCCTCGCAGCTCCTCAAGAACATCTTCGGCGGCCACACGCCGCGCGGCATCCTCGGCAGAAGCGGCGAGGCGCCCCTGAGCGACCGGGCGGCGGGCTGCGCGTCGTGCGCTTCCGCGTCGGGCGCGAGCCTGAGGACCCAGGGCCTCGTCCTGGCCGTCCTGCTCGTCGTGTCCATAGCCGTCGGGTTCCCCGTGTTCTGCCTGCTGTGCCCCATCGGTCTCGTGTTCGGCACGCTGTGGGCGCTCAACCGCGTGTTCGTGCTGCTGCAGCCGGGCTGGGAGCTGATCGTCTTCCCGCTCATGCTGCTGGCGGAGCTGTTCCTGTTCAAGCGCTGGTGCTCGTCCATCTGCCCGCTCGGCTTCTTCTTCGGGCTCGTGGGCAAGGCGCGCGCGAAGCTCGGCTTCGGCGCCCGTCCGCAGGCCGACTGCTCCACCTGCATCTCGAAGGAGGGTTGCCGCACCTGCTCCACGGTGTGCCCCGAGGACATCGACGTGGCGCACCCCGGCACCGCGACGCTGGACAGCTGCACGTTCTGCCTCGACTGCGTGGAGAACTGCCCCACGAAATCCATCAAGCTGAAGGCGGCTGCTCCGAAGCCGGAGGCGTCCCCCGCAGCGCTCGACCCGGAAGAGCCTGCGATCGAGCGCTAG
- the rlmH gene encoding 23S rRNA (pseudouridine(1915)-N(3))-methyltransferase RlmH produces MKFTIVAVGKLKEKFWTDACAEYLKRMQPYAKTEVREIADIDPARAGGVDAARDREGAAILAALAPATHVVLLAIDGKQRSSEGFSQRIDALKLNGTSDIAFVIGGSDGVSAAVRQRADETLSFGPVTLPHNLARVVLLEQLYRAQKISRGEPYHK; encoded by the coding sequence GTGAAGTTCACCATTGTGGCGGTGGGGAAGCTGAAGGAGAAGTTCTGGACGGACGCGTGCGCCGAGTACCTCAAGCGCATGCAGCCTTACGCGAAGACCGAGGTGCGTGAGATCGCCGACATCGACCCTGCTCGCGCGGGCGGGGTGGACGCGGCGCGCGACCGCGAGGGCGCCGCCATCCTCGCCGCGCTCGCGCCTGCGACGCATGTGGTGCTGCTGGCCATCGACGGCAAGCAGCGCTCGAGCGAGGGCTTCTCGCAGCGCATCGACGCACTCAAGCTGAACGGCACGAGCGACATCGCATTCGTCATCGGCGGCTCCGACGGCGTGAGCGCCGCGGTGCGGCAGCGCGCCGACGAGACGCTGTCGTTCGGCCCCGTCACGCTGCCGCACAACCTGGCGCGCGTCGTGCTGCTGGAACAGCTCTACCGCGCGCAGAAGATCTCGCGCGGCGAGCCGTACCACAAATGA
- a CDS encoding FxLYD domain-containing protein — MKRIVALGAAAALAATLAGCASPSGQEPADSAPSTSEQQANQAPAQENKLTVVDSGWSADEQGYVHYGIIIKNEGAQGALFPVIKVTGKDADGAVISSDEQTLMEINPGQELAWGGQAGNGTAPATVEFELSVGSSNWQDADAAEPMFEVSGLSAQDSGYGTVNFVGEVTNLTDADRDQAAVVVLLRDEAGAIVGGYTSFVSNVPAGGTTSFDVLGYGVPAYDAIEGSAQPW, encoded by the coding sequence ATGAAGAGAATCGTCGCATTGGGAGCGGCAGCGGCCCTGGCCGCAACGCTGGCCGGCTGCGCGAGCCCGTCCGGTCAGGAACCCGCCGACAGCGCCCCGAGCACGTCCGAGCAGCAGGCGAACCAGGCCCCTGCGCAGGAGAACAAGCTGACGGTGGTGGACTCGGGATGGTCCGCCGACGAGCAAGGCTACGTCCACTACGGCATCATCATCAAGAACGAGGGCGCCCAGGGCGCGCTGTTCCCCGTCATCAAGGTGACGGGCAAGGACGCCGACGGCGCCGTCATCTCGTCCGACGAGCAGACGCTCATGGAAATCAACCCGGGCCAGGAGCTTGCCTGGGGCGGCCAGGCGGGCAACGGCACCGCGCCGGCCACCGTCGAATTCGAACTGAGCGTCGGCTCAAGCAACTGGCAGGATGCCGATGCGGCCGAGCCGATGTTCGAGGTGAGCGGGCTCAGCGCGCAGGATAGCGGCTACGGTACCGTGAACTTCGTCGGCGAGGTGACCAACCTGACCGACGCCGACAGGGACCAAGCGGCCGTCGTCGTGCTGCTGCGCGATGAAGCGGGCGCGATCGTCGGCGGCTACACCAGCTTCGTCTCCAACGTGCCCGCCGGCGGCACCACGTCCTTCGACGTGCTGGGTTACGGCGTGCCGGCCTACGACGCGATCGAAGGTTCGGCGCAGCCCTGGTAG